The nucleotide window CCACAAGTGTTTATTCTTTCGTGAGGCCAACAGAGTTATTTGTTACTGTTGCAGGTTGAAAGTCCCTCATGTTTTGTTGGTTTGATCTTGGAGAACTGTGAACTTCCACATGCAAATCATGGACATGTGATTTTGGGAGACCCTTCACCCATCCTGTTTTATCCTATCAGTAGCGCCGAGGTTCGTTGTTTGGTGGATGTACCCGGAACAAAAGTACCTTCAGTAGCTAGTGGTGAAATGGCTAACTATTTGAAAACTGTGGTGGCTCCTCAGGTATCTTTCAATAACTTGCTTCAGGTATCATTCACTAATATTTGTATGTCAGTCATGATCCCAGCATTAGTGGACCTTTCCTTTTTGTTGTCTATTGGGTTTGTTATATTCTTTCTGTATCATGGTAACGTTTGGTTCAGTTGGTTATCTGATGAAACAGGGTTCTTGGATTTAACTTGTTCTTTTTACAAGATCAAAGAAATAAGAAACATGTTGCTACATAGTTATATATGGTTTTTACAAGATCAAAGTAATAAGATGTTGCGACGTAGTAATGGTTGTACTCTTTTCCATCTGCAATTGTATGGGAAAACATCACCAATAGTCACTGAGTTGTGACTTATttgacacttaactcactatattttcaacaatatcacttaactcactcagttttacatccgtttTTCATTTAACTCACTGTCATTAATTCTGtcgttaaaagctattaaaattgagtgtatatttgtctaaacactaaaaaaatacatttctaactttttttttaaaagacaatttttttagaaattatatttaagttaaaaaaatcattttttattagaaatctcagaaatttaaaaaagtctaataaatgtaaattgagggtatatttgtctaaacactaaaaaaatgcatttctaacttcttttttttttttttaaaaagacaattttttttcaaattatatttaagttaaaaaaaatcattttttattagaaatttcataaattaaaaaaaaatgaaaaaaaagtctaataaatgtagtttttttttaagttaaaaatgatttttacgtgttgacaaatataccctcaattttaacggcttctaacgatagaattaacggcagtgagttaagtgaaagacggatgtaaaattgagtgagttaagtgatattattgaaaatacagtgagttaagtgtcaaataagtcataactcagtgaccattggtgatatttCCCCGCAATTGTATTGATACCTATCCTTTTATAAATAAATTGTTTTATGTTGATTCCAAGCTTTGTTTGCACTACATATTTCATTACGTACGAGCTAAGCCTTTAAATTCTACTGATTTCAACTTTTATGATCCTTCAACTGTTTTCAACTTTGACTTGATTAGTTTACACTTGATAGTTGATACACATACCCACCTGAACTGAACTAATCTGAGGACTACTTGTATTTCAGATTCCCCCACAGCTGCACAGTGCTTTTATGGCCTCAGTAGAGAAGGGAAACATCAGAACAACGCAAAACAAAAGCATGGCTGCTACTCCTGTTCCCACTCCGGGTGCAATTTTGTTGGGGGATTCATTCAACATGAGGCATCCTTTAATAGGAGGAGGAATGACCGTGGCTCTTTCAGACATTGTTCTTCTCCGCGATCTCCTTAGACCCCTACATGATCTCAATAATGCATCTGCTTTGTGCAGTTACCTTGAATCATTCTACACATTGCGTAAGGTAAAGCTACTATTAGGATAACTCATAACTGAAATGTCTTTTTTATGCCATTGTATGTTCCAATGTGccattgtttttggtttcttctttgCTGATAGTGTGCTTGGTTTTCATTGCAGCCTGTGTCATCTACCATCAACACATTGGCAGGTGCTTTGTACAAGGTGTTTTGTGCGTCACTGGATCCAGCAAGACAGGAAATGCGTGAAGCATGTTTTGGCTATTTGAGCCTTGGAGGTATCTGTTCATATGGACCTGTATGTCTACTCTCTGGTCTTAACCCTCGTCCACTGCActtgtttctccatttctttgttGTTGCCATCTATGGTGTCGGCCGCTTAATGCTTCCCTTCCCATCACCTAAACGCATGTGGCTTGCAGAGCCGACCCTGAGGGCTACCGCCTGAGGCAGCTGCCTCAGGCCACTGGCTCCGGAGGGCCTCCAAAGTTCTGTATATATGATTACAGAATAGGTATATAAAAATGTTCTGCGTTTATAAACACCAAGCAAAGTGTTGCTCCAGCGGGAGTGATCTTAGCCTCGGGAGGCCAACAAAGGTTCGAGTCTCCTTcttgtctttttattttttatttttccttcaatCAGTTAAGTAACTTAAGTCAATCTCAATCCTTGGGCCcaattcgaacctaggttgctCACCCAttcagtttttttgtttttttttccttttcaatcaCTTATGTTTGACTAGTTTTTTATTTCTCAAAATTTATGTAGGAATAAATGTTGAtatatttaaatttatataggaggccacattttaattctttgctTCAGGCCTTTagaatctcaggaccggccctggtgGCTTGGGATTCGATTGATCTTGGTATGGCAAGAAAAATATTTCCACTACTTTCTTGTCAACATTTTTGTTAATtacacattcccatgtacacataACTGGCTGCTTATACAAGTCTTTCTGGTTTTCTATTTCAGAGTGCATCAGGCATCATATTCCCCATTATAAAGGGTGAAGGAGTTAGACAGATGTTCTTTCCTGCCACAGTGCCAGCATATTACAGATCTCCTCCTGTCCATTGAAGAAATGGCAAGAAGTGTACTTGGAGAAGAATATTGTTACGAAGATTTTATATTTAATTGATATGATAATCCAATTTGTATCAAAATAGCAGCATTTGTTCCACCCAGAAAGTAAAGATCAAGATGGGGGTCAATGCTAAAATTAGGAAGAGGAAATTATTCTTTATGAATTGTTGTTCTGCCTTGGTAACAAGTGAGAACCcatagtagaaaagaatacttcaattcagggttaattcgataaatctcttcatcccacaatggggatatatatatacaaatacaaaggagtagtctaactctaataggaaacaatctttccataattacaggatattctaattaaataaaatcctaattacatacagatttacagcgattctacactccccctcaagttggtgcatagatgtctatcatgcccaacttgtcaaccgagctgtcaaataccttcctggacactcctttagtaagaacatcagctaattgctcctctgaatttacaaatggaaagcgaataacctttctatcaagattttctttaataaaatgacggtcaacctccacatgctttattctatcatgctgaactggattatgtgcaatctcaatggcagctgtattatcacaatgcaaatccataggctttttaagcttgtaacccaggtccttcaagacattacgaatccacaatatTTCACACTCCATttgccatacctcggaactcagcttctgcacttgatctggcaacgactttttgctttttgctacgccaagtgacaagttccctccaacaaaagtgaagtacccagatgtagaacgtctgtccgttttatcaccagcccaatctgcatctgtgtacccaacaacttccaattcatcttttttctgaaacagtaaccctttacctggcgccctcttcaagtacctcaaaatacgaaagactgcatccatatgctcttcattaggacaatgcataaattgactaacaacactcacagcataagcaatatcatgtctagtatgtgaaagataaatcaaccttcctacaagacgttgatacctccctttatcagttggcacttgatcaggatagatagcaagtccgtgattcatctcaatgggtgtcttgATGGGTcagcagtccagcatccccgtttcagcaagtaaatcaagaacatatttcctctgtgaaagtgaaatccccttcttagaccttgcaacttcaatacccaaaaaatactttagttgtcccagatccttcatttcaaactcctttgacaaatacttttgcaattcatttatctccTTCGGATCAtctcctgtaacaatcatgtcatcaacatacacaataagagctgtaatcttaccattcttgcgcttgatgaacaaggtatggtcagaattgctttgtctatatccaaaggctttcatggactttgaaaatcttccaaaccaagctcttggagactgctttgggccatacaaagactttttcaatttacacaccttgccaacatcacttgggtaattcttaacacctgggggcatatccatgtacacttcttcctccaaattcccattaagaaacgcattcttcacatcaaactagtgcaagggccaatctttgtttgctgcaagtgagattagaatccggacattattaatctttgccacaggtgcaaaagtctcctcataatcaatcccatagcgttgtgtatatcctttggcaaccaacctcgctttgtatctattaatagttccatctgcattaagcttcacagtaaatacccaacgacatcctacagtcttctttccaaccggcataggtacatGTTGCATTTttctgaagagcttccaattcttcattcatcgccttggtCCATTTTGGATtagtcaatgcatcctgcacgttactaggaatcgatacagtagataattgatcaacaacatgtgcatgtgacccagaaatcctatagttagacataaaattagctatagggtatttagctttggctttgatatctggttcatattgtttcttaggaattcccttggtaaccctttgtgatttcctaggttcgacactttctaacccagaagactcatcaaagtttaggggtacctgaggtggatcattctgactgggatcttcagttggtgaggcagaagggggaatatcttgtgtgtgagcttcagatacgtcttgattttgtttcaaattatccagaaaagtcgtctcttctgtctcggaattcacaacgctCGGTTCGGCAGTTTCAGTAGTTGCATTCTCTGTTTcggaatttctaccttcaaatcgttcctccaaatcttccaagtcttcaaagacatcaaaatcaataatagaacaaggATTCCCTTcataacctctctccccctgaagggaagactgagaagttcCTCCTGAGTAATATGGCTCTGATTCACGGAATGAGACATCAAGAGATatatgtatagtgccagtaagaggatcataacatcgataacccttctggaagtcagcataaccaacaaatatacacttacgggcacggggatcaagcttgctacgttgaggcttgggaatatgaacataagttgtgcacccaaacacccagggctccaaattaggcatagaagggatggtcaaaagtgtatgaagcttctgatgaggattctgaaactcaatcacctgggaaggagtacggttgataagatatgctgctgatttcactgcttcgccaataggaccgaggtacattcatgccaaacaaggaagcacgaacaacttccatcaactgcctgttcttccgttctgctaaaccattctgttgaggagtataagaattggaggtttgatgacgaattccatgtgaccggcaaaactcaatcatagggccattcacaaactctcca belongs to Rosa chinensis cultivar Old Blush chromosome 4, RchiOBHm-V2, whole genome shotgun sequence and includes:
- the LOC112199392 gene encoding squalene monooxygenase SE1, coding for MSWFFEYLPGSIDSFHALSNAFLSRFILLAAGHHNTSQLFSVKQVAEDSTKSLNIFVAADCANESIDAQKVFGYALYKEGKDTKLTYPLEKYSSDVAGRSFHNGRFIQRMREKTMTLSNVKLEQGSVTTLIEEKGIVKGVIYKNKAGEEMKAYAPLTIVCDSCFSNLRNSLSAPKVESPSCFVGLILENCELPHANHGHVILGDPSPILFYPISSAEVRCLVDVPGTKVPSVASGEMANYLKTVVAPQIPPQLHSAFMASVEKGNIRTTQNKSMAATPVPTPGAILLGDSFNMRHPLIGGGMTVALSDIVLLRDLLRPLHDLNNASALCSYLESFYTLRKPVSSTINTLAGALYKVFCASLDPARQEMREACFGYLSLGGICSYGPVCLLSGLNPRPLHLFLHFFVVAIYGVGRLMLPFPSPKRMWLGIRLILSASGIIFPIIKGEGVRQMFFPATVPAYYRSPPVH